A stretch of the Panthera uncia isolate 11264 chromosome D1, Puncia_PCG_1.0, whole genome shotgun sequence genome encodes the following:
- the MRPL17 gene encoding 39S ribosomal protein L17, mitochondrial produces the protein MRPLKPVSAQLLPSNFQFLPHKGGDKLGIMRLSVAAAISHGRVFRRLGLGPESRIHLLRNLLTGLVRHERIEAPWARVDEMRGYAEKLIDYGKLGDTNEQAMRMADFWLTEKDLIPKLFQVLAPRYQGQNGGYTRMLQIPNRSEQDRAKMAVIEYKGNCLPPLPLPRRDSNLTLLNQLLQGLRQDQKASIHSSHTAQTPGI, from the exons ATGCGTCCTCTCAAACCCGTCTCTGCGCAGCTTCTCCCTTCGAATTTCCAGTTCCTGCCTCACAAGGGCGGAGACAAGCTAGGAATTATGCGGCTATCGGTCGCAGCCGCCATCTCCCATGGCCGCGTATTCCGCCGACTGGGCCTTGGTCCGGAGTCCCGCATCCACCTGTTGCGGAACTTGCTTACGGGACTTGTGCGACACGAACGCATCGAGGCGCCATGGGCGCGCGTGGACGAGATGAGGGGCTACGCCGAGAAG CTCATCGACTATGGGAAGCTGGGAGATACCAACGAACAAGCCATGCGCATGGCTGACTTCTGGCTCACG GAGAAAGACTTGATCCCCAAGCTGTTTCAAGTACTGGCCCCTCGGTACCAAGGTCAGAATGGGGGCTACACGAGAATGCTGCAGATCCCAAATCGGAGTGAGCAGGATCGGGCCAAGATGGCAGTGATTGAGTATAAAGGGAactgcctcccacccctgcccctgcctcgcAGAGACAGCAACCTTACACTTCTAAACCAGCTGCTTCAGGGCTTGCGGCAGGACCAGAAAGCAAGCATCCACAGCTCCCACACAGCTCAAACACCAGGGATTTAA